A genomic stretch from Hemicordylus capensis ecotype Gifberg chromosome 1, rHemCap1.1.pri, whole genome shotgun sequence includes:
- the TOMM20L gene encoding TOMM20-like protein 1 isoform X1, with protein sequence MRGLLLPPPRPLLLWLLAGAACGLALLAYCVYFDRKRRGAPDFPRRQREKRRKKLEKAEECDTELRELKDTAKIQEFFLQEIQLGELWLDQGEHKKSIEHLTNAISVCTHPNELMRVFEQTLPPQVFEILVHRIPYVMQRLETKLNEQDTTDE encoded by the exons ATGaggggcctgctgctgccgccgccgcggcctcTGCTGCTCTGGCTGCTGGCGGGCGCGGCCTGCGGCCTGGCCTTGCTGGCCTACTGCGTCTATTTCGACCGAAAGCGGCGGGGCGCCCCGGACTTCCCAAGGAGGCAGCGGGAGA aaagaagaaaaaagcttGAAAAGGCAGAAGAGTGTGACACAGAG TTACGTGAGCTGAAAGATACTGCAAAGATACAAGAGTTCTTTCTGCAAGAGATACAGCTGGGCGAGCTCTGGTTAGACCAAG GAGAGCACAAGAAGAGCATTGAACACCTTACCAATGCCATTTCAGTGTGCACACATCCAAATGAGCTAATGCGTGTCTTTGAGCAAACTCTGCCACCACAAGTATTTGAAATTCTTGTGCACAGGATTCCATATGTAATGCAA
- the TOMM20L gene encoding TOMM20-like protein 1 isoform X2 has protein sequence MRGLLLPPPRPLLLWLLAGAACGLALLAYCVYFDRKRRGAPDFPRRQREKRRKKLEKAEECDTELRELKDTAKIQEFFLQEIQLGELWLDQGEHKKSIEHLTNAISVCTHPNELMRVFEQTLPPQVFEILVHRIPYVMQLTGFPPSLSGWRQN, from the exons ATGaggggcctgctgctgccgccgccgcggcctcTGCTGCTCTGGCTGCTGGCGGGCGCGGCCTGCGGCCTGGCCTTGCTGGCCTACTGCGTCTATTTCGACCGAAAGCGGCGGGGCGCCCCGGACTTCCCAAGGAGGCAGCGGGAGA aaagaagaaaaaagcttGAAAAGGCAGAAGAGTGTGACACAGAG TTACGTGAGCTGAAAGATACTGCAAAGATACAAGAGTTCTTTCTGCAAGAGATACAGCTGGGCGAGCTCTGGTTAGACCAAG GAGAGCACAAGAAGAGCATTGAACACCTTACCAATGCCATTTCAGTGTGCACACATCCAAATGAGCTAATGCGTGTCTTTGAGCAAACTCTGCCACCACAAGTATTTGAAATTCTTGTGCACAGGATTCCATATGTAATGCAA